The DNA sequence TAAGCGTGTATGAGCATGAAGATGCTCTGTATCGGTATCGAGAAGGCGGAGCAGGTCAGTGAAATTAGCCGAAAAGTCGCTTTCTCGCTGGTTAAAGTCAAGCCATTGCACCTTTGCCAGTTCAGGATGCAGAACCGATGGGTCGATCGCTTGATGCAGGATCGTGACCACTCGTTTGTTGAGTTTTGTGGCATACTCCACCTCATCGGCACAGTAGGGCGAGGTCACAGAACGGGGCGACAACACAAACAAAAACGTATCTGAACTTTCAATGCCTTTGTAAATCTCTTGCTGAAAGTCTGCCGTCCCTGCGGCAATGCTCTCCTGGTCAAACCAGGTGCGTTTACCATGCACTTGCAACGCATCGTTGAGTCTACGGGCAAAGCCAGAGTCAGCCCGTGAGTAGGAAATAAACACATCTAGCGAGAGTCCGGGCGGTTGACGCAAGCTCTCGGTAATGAAGGTTTCCTGCAACGGCAGTGGCGGATAGGCTGGGTTCTGCTTGGCGACTTTGAGCCACGCTTCGGCTTGACGCAGGTTATAGCCCCGCAGCAACAGGGTGGGGTTCTGTTGCTGGCGTTCCCACTTCAAGGCTTTGGTCAACAACAACTTGTAGGTTTCGTGATAAGCAGCATCTTGCCGCAAAATCCGCAAAAGCTGACTCTCATCCTGTTGGTAGTCAATTTCTTGGATGTTGTCGCTCAGATCGATGTATTGCAACTCTCGCATCTGAGCAGGTATCTCATGGGGTGCGATCGCCTCAACTCGCACCGGAATAATGCGTTTGTGCAACGACAGGGCATAGTCCAGTTCATGCTGACAGTAGGGCGACTTCACGGCAGCGTTGGAGAGCAAATACACCACATTGTCGGCTTCCTCAATGCCCCGGTTAATCACCTGTTGAAAGTCTGCTCCAGCATGAATGTCAGTGATATTTGTCCAGACGGTAAAGCCTTCTCGCCGCAAGCTATTGCGAATCTGCTCCGCGATCGCCCGCTCCTCTTCCGCATAGGCAAGAAACACATCGGTTAGCAAGTTATCAGCATTCTTACGACTCTCAGTAATGAACTCGCAATGCAGGTCAGTGGGCAGGCAAGGCGGTTGTGAATCCTTAAAGCGCACTTTCAGCCACTCTTCTGCCTGGAGTCGTTCTTCGCCAATTAGCAGGTAGGGCGATCGCTTCTGATTCCGTTCCCATCCCAGTGCTTTTGCTAAAAGTAGCGTGTGTTGATGCACATAATCTTTGTGGCGATCACAAAGATTCAGCAATCTGGCAAGTGCAGCTTCAAAATCGTCCTGCTCCTCGCGCATATAGATCCAGTTAATCTTGCGGAGGACGGGATGCATATTCTGGTAGTGATCATGCAATCCTTTGGCTTGATAATCCGCCCATTCCTCTGCTGTGCTGTTGGGGTGTCGCTGCTGCCAGATCTCCTGCGTTATCTGCTCTACATGCAGAATCGGAATGATGCGCTTATTCCATTTGAGTGCAAGCTCGATTTCTAAATGACAATAGGGAGAGTTAACTGAATAGGGAGAAATGATGAACAGGAAGTTATCAGTTCGCTCAATGCCATCTTCAATTTGTTTTTGAAAATCGACAGCGACAGGAATATCTTCAAAATCAAACCAGGCGGTTAAACCATACTCGGTTAGACGTCGATGCAATCGAGCAGCAAAGGCTTTACTGTCAGTTCGTCCATATGAGATAAACACGTCGTAAAACCGTTGCATATTGTTACCCTACTCAGTGAAGAAATGCTTTGACCGTAGGATAGCTCTCTTCTGTAGCTGAGGCAGAGTTTTTAAGGATCTTCACATTAAAACGAACTCAACTCCAGGGCTAGTTTTTCGGAGTCTTTGAAGATTCCAAAGATCTGAATTTGCGATCGGGAGTATGTTAGCTTTTCACCCTCACCCTAAATTCCTCTTCCAAAGCAGGCTACTGTGTACACAGATCTCTGCTTCCTTCCAGATTCGGTGCAGGGTTGTTTCGAGCGTTTGAAAACCAGGCATTGGGGGAGTCTCCCCCAAACCCCCTAGCAGAAGGTGTTTCGGTTTACCCAAAGGCGCGCTTCGCATCGGTTCCAAGTACGGGTGTTTCTGATTGGGTCAAGACCCTTTTCGATCCCCCTTCTCCCAGAATGAGAGAAGGACTAGGAGATGAGGGCAATTTAAGCATTAGCAAAAGGGACATACTTCCTGTGCGATCGCCTATCAGTCAACTTCATAACAAGAACTAATTTGCATCACTTGTTTCACTAAATCACGCCATAGCAAGAACAAATAAACAGCGATCGCACATACAAATTTCATCTTTTAAGACTGTTTCTCTCAACTTTGTTATACTTTAATGATTGTGTTAAAAACATTCTTTATATTTCAAAATTTAGTCAATCAGATTAACTCTAGAACACGGCTACAAACAAGCAATTAAGTTATTGCTATATCCAATTAGTCGTTATCTTAAACTAAACAACTTAACAGAGCGATCGCAGCCTCATTCTTAAGGGAGATATAGCATATCAACATTGTGACCTATACTCCGTACGAGTAAGAGAAATCTTTTATACACAACTAGAGGGTAGCTAGTTTGTGCTAGCGTTATCGCTCGTGGTTTAGGTGGGTTCAAAATGCCTGTCTAGTTGTCATTAATACAAAAGGAAATCTCTTAGCTGTTGATGAGTTGGTTATTTGATGCCTGTCTGCGTCCCGGATTCAACTTAGCCTTAGGGAGATTTATGAAAGCACTATTGCTCTACCCCAAGTTTCCCCAATCCTTCTGGTCATACGATCGCTTCATGGAGATTGCCGGACTCAAAGCAACAATTCCACCATTAGGAATCATTACTGTTGCGGCACTTCTACCACAGGATTGGGAGATTCGCTTTCGCGATCGCAATGTCGGTTGTGAAACGGAAGCCGATTGGGAGTGGTGCGACCTGGTGATACTCTCAGCCATGTATGTACAAAAGCCTGACTTTCTAGCGTTGATTCAAAAAGCAGTCCGTTTGGGTAAAACCGTTGCCGTGGGTGGACCCTATCCAACCTCGATTCCTCAAGATGCGCTCAATGCTGGAGCCAATTTCTTGATCTTGGATGAGGGAGAGATGACCATTCCTCAGTTTCTTGAGGCTCTGAGCCAGGGTGAAACGCAGGGTGTGTTTCGCTCTCTAGAAAAACCAGACGTGACCCAAAGCCCCATGCCCCGCTTTGACTTGCTCAAGCGGGATGCCTATTTCATGATGGCGATGCAGTTCTCACGGGGTTGTCCGTTTAACTGTGAATTTTGCGACATCATTTCGCTCTATGGGCGTAAGCCACGCACCAAAGAGCCGAGCCAAGCCCTGGCAGAATTGCAATATCTCTACGATTTAGGCTGGCGTGGTTCACTGTTTATCGTAGATGACAATTTCATCGGTAATCAGCGGAACGTCAAACGCTTTTTGCGAGAATTGATTCCCTGGATGAAGCAACGAAACTATCCGTTTACGTTTTTTACAGAAGCCTCAGTTAATTTGGCAGAAGATGAGGAACTGTTGCAACTCATGGGTGAAGCAGGGTTTTCTTCGGTTTTCCTGGGCATTGAAACCCCTGATCAAGATAGTTTGCAAGTCACTCGTAAATTGCAAAATACTCGCAATCCTCTGGTAGAAGCGTGTCACAAGATTAACGATGCAGGGTTGTTAATCCATGCGGGATTCATCATTGGGTTTGATGGAGAACGGTCAGGGGCAGGCGATCGCATCCAAACGTTTGTAGAACAAACCAACATTCCGCAACCCATGCTGGGGATTCTTCAGGCTCCACCCAACACCGCTCTGTGGGAGCGACTGAAACAAGAAGAACGCTTGATGGATGAATATAACCATCCAACGGGTGATCAAAACACGCTGATGAATTTCATCCCCACTCGCCCAATTGAAGAGATTGCCAGAGAATATGTGCAGGGAATGTGGACTTTGTATGAACCGCAACGCTATCTCAAACGTTGCTTACAGCAATGTCTGAATATTCGTAGTGTGAGAAGCGATCGGCAGACAATGCAGTTTCCGCTCGATAAGGGGTTACGATTGGTTGCTCAACTTATCTGGCATCAAGGCATTCGCCGCCCTGAAATTAGAGGGCAATTTTGGCGTCAACTCTGGATTATCTTGTCTCAAAAACCTCAGCTACTCAATATATATCTGGGGTTGTGTGCCGCTGGAGAGCATTTTTGGGAATATCGCGTTTTAGCCAGAGAACGGATCACACAGCAACTTGGCTATGATCCGCTTGAAACACCCGTAGAGTTGGCTCCTGAACGAGAATCAGTGCTCTCTCGCTCGTAATCTAGCGTGAATTCGGAATAAGGTTTTGGCGGTCAAAAGGCAGCTATCGGAGCAAAACTGACCTGCGTTGGTTCATCAAAATCCGCATCTTGTAGAGTCCGCATCGGTGGGCTTGGCTCTCATAGCCGTGAACTCATTTGCCCGGTTCTTAAACCGAATATAGCAACTGTCAAGACAGTTAATACAAGGGATGTGAGAGCTACCCCTGGCTTGGGGGCGCAGCCCCGCACCCCCTCTGCCTTAAATGAAGTGGCGATAGCTATATTACTTTGTCTTATCAATCTATTCAGGATCTCATGAATCCCTACAATCCTTGTATCAAAAGGGATTGACAGATTTTTGCAAATATGGGGATCAAATTGCAGGACGAGCAAGATTCATCAATCTCTGACTTTTTTCTATGTTTGCAATTCTTATCTTTTGAGAGGATTTTCCCCACAGATTCCACACAGTTTCCACAAAATCGTTTGAGTTTTCCACAGCCATACCCAGGTTATCCACAGGGGTAAACGAAGCAATCAGGGGTTAAGAGATTAACTGGGGATTATGAGAAAAGGGGGGGAATTCTGAGAAAACCATTTTTTAGGTTAAGCAATGTAACAAACATGAGGTGCAAACCCTGATTCTCTCGTAAATCTGTTTTTTGTCTAAAGCGACACATCCCATTTAGCAGCATTGACAACCCTACCCCCTCTTAACGCACAATGATGCGACCAACCTATGAAAGCGATCTGATTCGAGGCGTTCCGCTTGCCTCAGTGACTCATCCAAGGTGAGTCTGAGGATTTAAGTTAGTGCTATCTCAGTCAGAGGGTCGCTCAGCTTTGCTGTCAATCAGCATCCAACTTAAATGACACTCAATTCTTCTCAGGCGATCGCGAGATCCACCGGATTTCCCAATCAAGCGTGAGAAGCAGAGTGGTGTCGGCTTTTTTCAGTCTATTCGATTTCTTATTTGGTATCAGAGGTTCTATGCACGCAACTGTTAGCATCCTGGCGGAAATTCCTGAAGAACTGCACGAATCGTTACAAGGTTATTTGACCAGCCATCCCGACTGGGATCAAGACCGCGTCTTTTGTGCAGCATTGTCACTTTTCTTGTTGCAAAATGGCAGCAGCGATACGCCAGATGCATCTCGCAGCTACCGCCGCGCCGCACGGGTCTATTTGGATACGTTATTCAAACACGCTGTTTGATCCAAAACTTAATACTCAAACCGTAGAATGACTGCTTTGGTAAGATTGGGTTTGGACTGTAGAGGGTTAAAGCGATGAGCTATTTGTGGTTCAAAGCATTTCACATTATTGGGGTCGTTGTCTGGTTTGCAGGCTTGTTCTATTTGGTGCGTCTATTTGTGTATCACGTTGAGGCAAATGAACAGCCAGAGCCTGCTCGGACGATATTGCAACAGCAATATCAACTGATGGAGAAGCGACTCTATAACCTGATCACCACTCCTGGAATGGTGTTAACGGTGGTGATGGCGATCGCCCTCATCGTTGTGTCTCCTGACTTACTCAAACAGTGGTGGCTTCATGCCAAGCTTGCATTTGTGCTGGCGACTGTGGGATATCACCATTACTGCGGTCGTTTGATGAAGCAAATGGCAGCAGGCAAGTTTACCTGGAATGGTCAACAACTGCGTGGACTCAATGAGGTTCCAACGGTTTTCCTCGTCATTATTGTTTTGTTAGCGGTCTTTAAGAATAGTTTGCCAACCGACATTACAGCTTGGGGCATATTGGCACTGATTGTGGCAATGGCAGCGATTATTCAGCTTTATGCTCGGAAACGTCGCCTGGACAAAGAGCGTGAAGCTGCTGCGTTGACATCGAACGTCAATGAGCCAGAGATCAGTGGGTCTGCATCATAGCTCGTGTATTCGTGATTTCCTTGGTTTGAATGTAGATAATGCCTGATGGCTAAGAGTACGGTGCGATACCGTACTCTTTTGTTTTAATTCAGATAGGATTGGCGCACTTGAAGCCTGCAACTTTCATCTTCCCTTGCCTACCTTGAACGGGGGAAAATTCCAGAAGTTCCCTTTTTCTGGGGTTTGGGAGATCTAACCGCATCAGTCCTGCCGAATGTGTTCTAGCACACTTGACATCACTCAAGATTTTCAACCTATAATTTGTCTAGACATCTAGACATCTTAAGGATTGGTTAACAGCCTATGCAAGACCAACCTCTCTTCTACCCCCATCAACACCCAACTCAGCCAAGTCAGATCAGGCAACGTCAAAGCTGGATGTCTACACTGGCGAAAGCTTCCCTCGACCATTTAGAACGTCAGGTCAAGCAGTTAGGGGAGTTGCCAACCTATGAACTGCTAAGGGTTCCAGAGATTGGGTTAGCGATGGTGCAGGGACGCGCCGGAGGAACGGGGCAACCCTTTTATCTGGGGGAGATGACCCTGACTCGCTGTGTAGTGCGCTTGCAACTTCAGGCGGATGAAGAGGCGATTACCCCAGAGGGAGAACTGCTTTGCATCGCTGGATTTGGCTATGTGGCGGGGCGATCGCACCGCCATGCAGAACTGGCAGCCGTCTGTGACGCATTGCTACAACACCCCATCTGGCACGATGCTGTGCGATCGACCGTGATTGAGCCACTGCAACAGGAGGCACAACGCCGTCACGAGCACCAACAACGCCAGGTTGAAGCCACACGAGTTAACTTTTTTACCATGCTGCGGGGGGAATCATGATCACCACACTGCCCGGTTTCAAAGATACCGTTCATGATGCCCAACATACCTTTAGAACGGTGTTGGATGCCTTAGCCCGCCCCGGACGAGTCGATACACTGACTGCCGTACTGTCACCGCCTCAGGGATTAATGCCCGCCTGTGCCGCAACCTGCTTGACCCTTCTGGATTTGGAAACGCGAGTGTGGCTCCAACCTGGATGGGATGCAGCAGTTGCCAATTGGCTGGTGTTTCACACGGGATGCCGTCTGGTTTCTCATCCACAACAGGCAACCTTCGCGTTGATCTGGAATCCCGACTCCATGCCCGATCTGGTCGCCTTTCATCAAGGCACAGCGGAATATCCAGAACTCTCCACAACACTCTTTCTGCAACTGGAACACCTGCATGGGGGTGTCACCGTTGACCTGACTGGACCTGGCATTCTCGAATCCCGATCCATTTCACCTCTCCTTCCTTCTGGCTTTTGGGAGCAATGGCGCACCAACCATGCTGCCTATCCGTTAGGGGTGGATGTGTTGCTGTTTAGCCAAGACTCTGTGATGGGTTTACCCAGAACGGTGAAGGTTAGTAGTCAGTAGTCGGTGGTCAATGGTTAATAGTCAATGGCCAATCGTCAATGGTCAATGGTTAATAGTCAGTAGTCAACGGTCAATCGTTAATAGTCAGTGGTCAATGGTTAATAGTCAATAGTCAGTAGTCAGTAGTCAGTAGTCAGTAGTCAGTAGTCAGTAGTCAGTAGTCAGTAGTCAGTAGTCAAGGTCAATTGTGAATGGTTTGGGGGCTTTAAGTTCCAATTTTTTATCCTTTATCCTTCATCATTTATCCTTTTTTCCCTCTTCTTTTTTCTTTTTTCCCTCTTCTTTTTTCCCTATGGCATACGTTGCAGTTAAAGGTGGCGAACAGGCAATTCAAAACGCAGAAGCACTGCTTAAGGCGATGCGTCGGGGTGATCCGGAGGTGCCGGAGTTATCGCTGGAGCAAATTAAGCAACAGATGGCACTGGCGATCGCCCGTGTCATGTCTGAGGGCAGTTTGTATGACCCTGATTTGGCAGCGTTGGCGATTAAACAATCCTGGGGTGACCTGGTGGAAGCGATCTTTTTGCTGAGAGCCTATCGCACCACGTTGCCACGACTCTATTACAGTCAACCGATCGACACGAGCCAGATGCGCTTACACCGTCGCATCTCCTCCATTTTTAAGGATGTCCCTGGAGGGCAGCGATTAGGCGCAACCTACGACTACATCCATCGGTTACTCGACTTTAAATTGGCAGCCGAAAACAATACCTTTGTCGCGCCAGAGACGGAGGTTAACCCGGAGAGTGTGCCGCGTGTAATTGATACGCTGGGGCGAGAGGGGTTGATTCAGGAAGAGAAGGTTAATGGTCAGGGGGCAGGGGTCAATGGTCAGCGGTCAATGGTTAATGGTCAATGGTCAATGGTCAATGGTCAATCGTTAGGGGTTGATGAGCAAGGATTAGCGGCTGATGCTCAAAATATGGCGAGTGAATCTCAAAACACCGTAGCTCAATCTTCAACTATTGACGATGAACCATTGACTATCAACGATGAACCATTGACCATCAACGATGAACCATTGACTATCAACGATGAACCATTGACTATCAACGATGAACCATTGACCATCAACGATCAACCTTTTGACCTGACTCGTCAACCACTCCAGATTCCTGCTGGTCGAGATGCCCGGTTACAGAACCTGACCCGTGCCGACGAAGGCTTTTTGTTGAGCATGGCGTATTCTACGCAGCGGGGCTATGGCAAGAACCATCCCTTTGCCGGAGAGATTCGGGTGGGCGAGGTCGAAGTCGTGATCTGCCCAGAAGAACTGGGCTTTGAGGTGGCGATCGCTGACATCACTGTGACCGAAGTGCAGATGGTGAACCAATTCAAAGGCAGCAAAGAGTTGCCTCCCCAATTCACTCGTGGTTATGGCTTAACCTTTGGCTACAACGAGCGTAAGGCAATGGCGATGGCACTGGTCGATCGCTCACTGCGTGCTAAGGAGTTTGGTGAAGAGATTGTGGGACCCGCTCAAGATGAGGAGTTTGTCCTCTACCACTCCGATAATGTGGAGGCACAGGGCTTTGTCCAGCATTTGAAATTGCCGCACTATATCGACTTTCAAGCGGAATTGAATCTGGTACGCAAAATGCGACAGGAGTATGAGGAGAGTCAGAAGTCAGTGGTCAGTCGTCAATCGTCAATGGTTGATAGTCAGCCGTCAATGGTCAATCGTCAATCGTCCATGGTCAATCGTCAATCGTCCATGGTTGATGGTCAATCGTCAATGGTTAATGGTCAATCGTCGGTGGTGGCAGGGCAAGCATCAGAGGAGGTAACACGATGACCGACAAGCCTTCCATCCCTAACACCCCACACCCCACACCCCACACCCTACCTCTCCCTCCTGAACCGGGCTTTAACTTCGCCTATCTCGACGAGCAAACCAAGCGATCGATTCGGCGGGCGTTGCTCAAAGCCGTTGCTATTCCCGGACATCAGATTCCCTTTAGTTCCCGTGAGATGCCAATGTCCTATGGGTGGGGAACCGGGGGTATTCAGGTGACTGCCTCGGTCATTGGGCAGGATGACGTGTTGAAGGTGATTGACCAGGGAGCAGACGACACGACGAATGCGGTGAACATTCGGCGATTCTTCAAGAAAGTGTGTGGGGTTGAGACAACTGAGCATACGGAGCAGGCGACCCTGATTCAGACGCGCCACCGCATTCCTGAAACTCCCCTAAAAGAGGGACAAATCATGGTGTATCAGGTGCCACTTCCGGAGCCACTGCGCTGGATTGAGCCGTCGGAGGTGGAAACTCGTAAGATGCACGCTCTGGAGGAGTACGGTTCGATGTATGTGCGGCTGTACGAAGACATTACTCAGTTTGGGCACATTGCCACGGCCTACGACTATCCTGTGATGGTGCACGATCGCTACATGATGCGTCCCAGTCCTATTCCTCGCTTCGACAATCCCAAGCTGCACATGAGCCCTGCGCTGCAACTGTTTGGAGCCGGACGGGAAAAGCGAATCTATGCCGTTCCTCCTTACACGAAGGTGAAGAGTTTGGACTTTGAGGATCATCCCTTCACTGTTGAGAAATGGGATAAAGCCTGCGAATTTTGTGGTTCCACCGAGAGCTATTTAGATGAAGTGGTGCTCAACAATCGGGGCGATCGCATGTGGATTTGTTCAGATACGGATTATTGTAGTCAACGGCAAGAGAAGGGGTAGTAGTTAATGGTTAATGGTCAATGGTTAATAGTCAATGGTCAATGGTTAATGGTCAATGGTCAATGGTTAATGGTCAATGGTTAATGGTTAATGGTTAATGGTTAGTAGTCAGTAGTTAATGGTCAATGGTTAATAGTCAATGGTCAATGGTCAATGGTTGATAGTGCTGAGTGTTGAGCTTAAGGGCTTAATTCAAAACTCAAGCTTCGAGAGGCTCAGCTAACTCATAACTTATAACTCTACTCATCTACCCTCCTATTTCTTCTCATGCATCCCTTACTCGTTGTTAAGAATCTCAGCAAAACCTACGGTGCCATTCGTGCCTGCGATCGCATCTCTTTTGATCTCTATCCAGGGCAGGTGCTTGGCATTATTGGGGAGTCGGGATCGGGTAAATCAACGCTGTTACACGCGATCGCAGGTAACTTGCCGATTGACGATGGTGAGTTACTCTATCGTGGTACGACGGGGGCAATGCTGGATTTACGCACCATTCCTGAACCACAGCGGCGATCGCTGTTGCGAACGGAGTGGGGCTTTGTCCATCAGAATCCCAGAGATGGTTTGCGGATGAATGTCACAGCGGGAGCCAATATTGCCGAACGCCTGATGAATGTGGGGGGACGGCACTACGGCAACCTCCGCAGTGTAGCGGCGCAATGGCTCCATCAGGTCGAGATTACGGGCGATCGCATGGATATGTTGCCCACCACATTTTCGGGTGGAATGCAGCAACGGTTGCAACTGGCGCGAGTGCTGGTGACACAGCCTCGTCTGATTCTGATGGATGAGCCGACAGGA is a window from the Oscillatoria sp. FACHB-1407 genome containing:
- a CDS encoding B12-binding domain-containing radical SAM protein, with the protein product MKALLLYPKFPQSFWSYDRFMEIAGLKATIPPLGIITVAALLPQDWEIRFRDRNVGCETEADWEWCDLVILSAMYVQKPDFLALIQKAVRLGKTVAVGGPYPTSIPQDALNAGANFLILDEGEMTIPQFLEALSQGETQGVFRSLEKPDVTQSPMPRFDLLKRDAYFMMAMQFSRGCPFNCEFCDIISLYGRKPRTKEPSQALAELQYLYDLGWRGSLFIVDDNFIGNQRNVKRFLRELIPWMKQRNYPFTFFTEASVNLAEDEELLQLMGEAGFSSVFLGIETPDQDSLQVTRKLQNTRNPLVEACHKINDAGLLIHAGFIIGFDGERSGAGDRIQTFVEQTNIPQPMLGILQAPPNTALWERLKQEERLMDEYNHPTGDQNTLMNFIPTRPIEEIAREYVQGMWTLYEPQRYLKRCLQQCLNIRSVRSDRQTMQFPLDKGLRLVAQLIWHQGIRRPEIRGQFWRQLWIILSQKPQLLNIYLGLCAAGEHFWEYRVLARERITQQLGYDPLETPVELAPERESVLSRS
- a CDS encoding DUF2811 domain-containing protein, with protein sequence MHATVSILAEIPEELHESLQGYLTSHPDWDQDRVFCAALSLFLLQNGSSDTPDASRSYRRAARVYLDTLFKHAV
- the hemJ gene encoding protoporphyrinogen oxidase HemJ, which encodes MSYLWFKAFHIIGVVVWFAGLFYLVRLFVYHVEANEQPEPARTILQQQYQLMEKRLYNLITTPGMVLTVVMAIALIVVSPDLLKQWWLHAKLAFVLATVGYHHYCGRLMKQMAAGKFTWNGQQLRGLNEVPTVFLVIIVLLAVFKNSLPTDITAWGILALIVAMAAIIQLYARKRRLDKEREAAALTSNVNEPEISGSAS
- the phnG gene encoding phosphonate C-P lyase system protein PhnG — encoded protein: MQDQPLFYPHQHPTQPSQIRQRQSWMSTLAKASLDHLERQVKQLGELPTYELLRVPEIGLAMVQGRAGGTGQPFYLGEMTLTRCVVRLQLQADEEAITPEGELLCIAGFGYVAGRSHRHAELAAVCDALLQHPIWHDAVRSTVIEPLQQEAQRRHEHQQRQVEATRVNFFTMLRGES
- the phnH gene encoding phosphonate C-P lyase system protein PhnH gives rise to the protein MITTLPGFKDTVHDAQHTFRTVLDALARPGRVDTLTAVLSPPQGLMPACAATCLTLLDLETRVWLQPGWDAAVANWLVFHTGCRLVSHPQQATFALIWNPDSMPDLVAFHQGTAEYPELSTTLFLQLEHLHGGVTVDLTGPGILESRSISPLLPSGFWEQWRTNHAAYPLGVDVLLFSQDSVMGLPRTVKVSSQ
- a CDS encoding carbon-phosphorus lyase complex subunit PhnI; the protein is MAYVAVKGGEQAIQNAEALLKAMRRGDPEVPELSLEQIKQQMALAIARVMSEGSLYDPDLAALAIKQSWGDLVEAIFLLRAYRTTLPRLYYSQPIDTSQMRLHRRISSIFKDVPGGQRLGATYDYIHRLLDFKLAAENNTFVAPETEVNPESVPRVIDTLGREGLIQEEKVNGQGAGVNGQRSMVNGQWSMVNGQSLGVDEQGLAADAQNMASESQNTVAQSSTIDDEPLTINDEPLTINDEPLTINDEPLTINDEPLTINDQPFDLTRQPLQIPAGRDARLQNLTRADEGFLLSMAYSTQRGYGKNHPFAGEIRVGEVEVVICPEELGFEVAIADITVTEVQMVNQFKGSKELPPQFTRGYGLTFGYNERKAMAMALVDRSLRAKEFGEEIVGPAQDEEFVLYHSDNVEAQGFVQHLKLPHYIDFQAELNLVRKMRQEYEESQKSVVSRQSSMVDSQPSMVNRQSSMVNRQSSMVDGQSSMVNGQSSVVAGQASEEVTR
- a CDS encoding alpha-D-ribose 1-methylphosphonate 5-phosphate C-P-lyase PhnJ; the protein is MTDKPSIPNTPHPTPHTLPLPPEPGFNFAYLDEQTKRSIRRALLKAVAIPGHQIPFSSREMPMSYGWGTGGIQVTASVIGQDDVLKVIDQGADDTTNAVNIRRFFKKVCGVETTEHTEQATLIQTRHRIPETPLKEGQIMVYQVPLPEPLRWIEPSEVETRKMHALEEYGSMYVRLYEDITQFGHIATAYDYPVMVHDRYMMRPSPIPRFDNPKLHMSPALQLFGAGREKRIYAVPPYTKVKSLDFEDHPFTVEKWDKACEFCGSTESYLDEVVLNNRGDRMWICSDTDYCSQRQEKG
- the phnK gene encoding phosphonate C-P lyase system protein PhnK — encoded protein: MHPLLVVKNLSKTYGAIRACDRISFDLYPGQVLGIIGESGSGKSTLLHAIAGNLPIDDGELLYRGTTGAMLDLRTIPEPQRRSLLRTEWGFVHQNPRDGLRMNVTAGANIAERLMNVGGRHYGNLRSVAAQWLHQVEITGDRMDMLPTTFSGGMQQRLQLARVLVTQPRLILMDEPTGGLDVSVQARLLDLMRSLVRNLHLSVVLVTHDIGVVRLLAHRLLVMQQGQVVEAGLTDQVLDDPQHPYTQQLVNATLIP